A stretch of the Bubalus kerabau isolate K-KA32 ecotype Philippines breed swamp buffalo chromosome 11, PCC_UOA_SB_1v2, whole genome shotgun sequence genome encodes the following:
- the LCN2 gene encoding neutrophil gelatinase-associated lipocalin, producing the protein MSVGLLWLGFTLLGALHTQARSSSPRLLRAPPLSRIPLQPNFQADQFQGKWYTVGVAGNAIKKDEQDPLKMYTSNYELKEDGSYNVTSILLRDDLCDYRIRTFVPSSQPGQFTLGNIRSYRGIRSYTVRVVNTDYNQFAIVYFKKVQRKKTYFKTTLYGRTKELTPEVRENFINFAKSLGLTDDHIVFTVPIDRCIDDQ; encoded by the exons ATGTCCGTAGGTCTCCTGTGGCTGGGCTTCACCCTGCTGGGGGCCCTGCATACCCAGGCCCGGAGTTCCTCCCCCAGACTGCTGCGGGCCCCACCTCTGTCCAGGATCCCGCTGCAGCCCAACTTCCAGGCTGACCAG TTCCAAGGGAAGTGGTACACCGTAGGCGTGGCGGGGAATGCAATTAAGAAGGACGAGCAAGACCCGCTTAAGATGTACACCTCCAACTACGAGCTGAAGGAAGATGGCAGCTACAACGTCACCTCCATCCTGTTAAG GGATGACCTCTGTGACTACCGGATCAGAACTTTTGTCCCAAGCTCCCAGCCTGGCCAGTTCACCCTGGGCAATATTAGGA GCTACCGGGGGATAAGGAGCTACACCGTGCGGGTGGTGAACACCGACTACAACCAGTTTGCCATAGTGTACTTCAAGAAGGTTCAAAGGAAAAAGACGTACTTCAAGACCACCCTTTATG GGAGGACCAAGGAGCTGACCCCTGAAGTGAGGGAAAACTTCATCAACTTCGCCAAGTCCCTGGGCCTCACCGATGACCACATCGTCTTCACTGTCCCGATTG ACCGGTGCATCGATGACCAGTGA